The following proteins are co-located in the Dermochelys coriacea isolate rDerCor1 chromosome 4, rDerCor1.pri.v4, whole genome shotgun sequence genome:
- the LCORL gene encoding ligand-dependent nuclear receptor corepressor-like protein isoform X14, translating into MDEKCSFCNLHKETVSDRTQIIGSSQSTPPEELSSQGQSNTDKIECQAENYLNALFRKKDLPQNCDPNIPLVAQELMKKMIRQFAIEYISKSSKIQENRNGSSFEPSLICKNIQMNQTENSLQEEQDSPLDLTVNRTQEQKTQQGDGVLDLSTKKSARLEESTYDPSSENSVSGPTVGEKSEEATKLEKGKSALNKVLESLCSYHWQQILAILKFLIQDKNVPSLCSCLQPHIIHSEIQNSLIEDDIHVPFYSCDGHMVTKRCCLQNQNPNTCLPSLCVCIKDLHCLPCQTVATGCIKTVVNKRIAHSCNPHRCNTGQLQNYNNKYSVTAATCTSFSSTEDNDLSNSIKSSSRSRSPSPPPLSPVQNNEIETLEGSPIVFPALDNKFEITINQPPSLLPAEGSNGEYEDEGKLCKGKGFDYSNETQLSTDQESSKCVINSEKFEKGENSAIFQDLMDRINEKLKSIETTDITTNLVKLSDSDRAPENDDIKLGDFITSLLHDAKASDYTFMELLSQHDKQVENKIIQTRFRKRQETLFAMYNSPDSPLIRRQSLQIKRELASLDETFIRKKSTLERNVKKSTKKYGKMSANKGDSYNMLEDKALQNPDNNLGMRCQAKSTSLPVCQAESMGLPLNNFETNSGFVAFSENNVTIVDQSNFAKTQGDYAIEKESDQSPLKGEYNGILGRTKRNIVPPGWYSVYVTNDFLCRKSSKAKKSPENLERDNIIKDLQAERSIDVNKIVRNTNLQVVVERLEDTINLAKKTKSPLLDSYKISSTFECDMNETARRGLHFNMGEKGCAGQSFIPQSHLSCSNTCKTECVPTRKYKEVQDQGLGNLLKSSSSDSGRLTFSNGDVQTRSEVGESASLLGYSSPIKLMFVSEVNSSEGVKYTLTAASASSTANTNLCLFQKYPDTISGKKSKTSDLVHEICIGDSGYNGNESDCKEESSFVNAETIADTCAAGETDLNYFKQSEETVEKSSDGNEPVLKRKPGRPKKIGPQVVKQVKRPIGRPPKPKINMAENSDHRSEPTSIGKTTKSDVTVMKEVISNKNITVTVVFGRSRRTKRHVSEGSINIINAMPTQHDSNFTNDSSELRQNTETESGFEEIVKVLQNSATENEVSGSGYEYIRPIKNNPLLPHLYSNIIQPNQKPLTITRKPGRPAKVKISGISVTVNRVSPQERKVSISGCLPPLQQQHMLEKKISQEKNNQLCNKMNEIKNINHDTTTVSSVITTESRKHEIPLRHSVRDRRPSLHFLHSLASSSPFTCRSALLRKSYKLRLKKAKDQKEKHMQSNLRIVSNDTSETKNPGSEEKGSEVNEFRSFNEISLDPIFSSNPSLRWWATSTSRDSLLEELNNRFEQITNTWLQVGGNEFEKCLYEKSHHVEHDCSIKVSRPLDTCLVELEASPIKMLFQKKCNINELSTWFMQTTETQSLSLVRKANARNPLEVISTREMKMGSKQSDLNTSPFRKHFKKFALSSPSEPAGKLQILHKMVQAPVLNMKSNFTLARLRRTEFKKLQHDRWRQVKKMYNHGTGDWKSKRRNLRFFCQSQFFKNTSGKISDVVPMNQGKSTVKTQPEILESHNRILSTGTEVKDTFLPQTIELSDFSTHPGLTNIFKSHSEINRTSYNQKNVGKAQNQLKMSQSTWRAKTFKDCRIFLRKLNHIEQHKSFKLNIYSPEAVENRSNQTYTEEKRHCTLRSYSARQDVLKGKEKDVETCKRTNPSKMTAMLDDQLDSKKSNKCVNNESPAASSEVINKINIRKRPQWETTDMNIRKRHKRQSCSTGQMVNYYSKYQLA; encoded by the coding sequence TCCAACAGTTGGTGAAAAATCAGAGGAAGCAACTaaattggaaaaaggaaaatcgGCACTAAACAAGGTTTTGGAATCTTTGTGCTCTTACCACTGGCAGCAGATTTTGgctattttgaaatttttaatccAAGACAAAAATGTTCCTTCGCTTTGCAGTTGCCTGCAACCTCATATTATCCATTCAGAAATTCAGAACTCCCTCATTGAAGATGATATCCATGTTCCATTTTATAGTTGTGATGGACATATGGTGACAAAAAGGTGCTGTTTACAAAATCAAAATCCAAACACTTGTTTACcatctctgtgtgtttgtattaAAGATTTGCACTGTTTGCCATGTCAGACTGTAGCTACTGGATGTATTAAGACAGTAGTGAATAAAAGAATTGCTCACAGTTGTAATCCTCATAGGTGCAATACAGGACAACTACAAAACTATAACAACAAGTACTCTGTAACGGCAGCAACTTGTACATCCTTTTCTTCAACCGAAGACAATGATTTGTCAAACAGCATTAAAAGTTCTAGTAGATCTCGCAGCCCATCACCCCCTCCACTGTCACCTgtacaaaataatgaaattgaaaCATTGGAAGGATCACCTATAGTTTTTCCAGCTTTAGACAACAAATTTGAAATAACCATTAATCAACCTCCATCTCTCTTGCCAGCAGAAGGAAGCAATGGAGAGTATGAAGATGAAGGTAAACTATGCAAAGGAAAAGGGTTTGATTACTCAAATGAAACACAGCTGTCAACAGATCAAGAAAGCAGCAAATGTGTTATAAATTCTGAAAAGTTTGAAAAAGGTGAAAATTCTGCCATTTTTCAAGATTTAATGGATCgtattaatgaaaaattaaaatcaatagaaactACAGATATAACAACCAATCTTGTAAAATTGTCTGACAGTGACAGGGCACCAGAAAATGATGATATAAAATTGGGGGACTTCATAACATCTCTATTGCACGATGCTAAAGCAAGTGATTACACTTTTATGGAGTTACTGAGCCAACATGATAAACAAGTGGAAAATAAAATTATCCAAACCAGATTTCGCAAACGTCAGGAAACTTTATTCGCAATGTATAATTCTCCTGATTCACCACTGATTAGGCGACAGTCTTTGCAAATCAAGAGGGAACTTGCAAGTCTTGATGAAACTTTTATAAGGAAAAAGTCAACTTTAGAGAGAAATGTAAAGAAGTCTACAAAAAAATACGGTAAAATGTCAGCGAACAAAGGAGACAGTTACAACATGTTAGAAGACAAGGCTTTACAAAATCCTGACAATAATCTAGGTATGAGATGTCAAGCTAAATCCACGTCTTTGCCAGTGTGTCAAGCAGAATCAATGGGACTACCTCTGAATAATTTTGAAACTAACTCTGGTTTTGTAGCATTTTCAGAAAACAACGTTACTATAGTAGACCAGAGTAACTTTGCAAAAACACAAGGAGATTATGCAATTGAAAAAGAGAGTGATCAGAGTCCTTTGAAGGGGGAATATAATGGAATCTTGGGCAGAACTAAACGTAACATTGTGCCTCCTGGATGGTACTCTGTATATGTAACAAATGACTTTTTATGTAGAAAATCCTCCAAAGCAAAAAAATCTCCTGAAAACTTGGAAAGAGATAATATCATTAAAGATCTTCAAGCTGAAAGATCTATTGATGTAAATAAGATTGTAAGGAACACAAATCTACAAGTTGTTGTGGAGCGCTTGGAAGATACAATAAACTTAGCCAAAAAGACTAAAAGTCCATTGTTGGATAGTTATAAAATATCCAGTACATTTGAGTGTGATATGAACGAAACTGCGAGGAGAGGCCTACATTTTAACATGGGTGAAAAAGGATGTGCAGGACAGAGTTTCATCCCCCAGTCTCACTTGTCATGCAGCAATACATGCAAAACAGAGTGTGTGCCAACAAGAAAATACAAAGAAGTTCAAGATCAAGGACTTGGTAACCTTTtgaaatcttcatcatctgatTCAGGCAGATTGACTTTCAGTAATGGGGATGTACAAACAAGATCTGAAGTTGGGGAGAGTGCATCTCTCCTAGGTTACTCTAGCCCAATAAAGCTTATGTTTGTCTCAGAGGTTAATAGTAGTGAAGGAGTGAAATATACTTTAACTGCTGCCAGTGCATCTTCTACAGCAAACACCAATCTTTGTTTATTTCAGAAGTATCCAGACAcaatatcaggaaaaaaatctaaaacaagTGATCTTGTTCATGAAATCTGCATTGGAGACTCTGGATATAATGGTAATGAAAGTGACTGTAAAGAGGAATCAAGTTTTGTTAATGCTGAGACAATTGCAGATACTTGTGCAGCAGGTGAAACTGACTTAAATTATTTTAAGCAAAGTGAAGAAACTGTGGAAAAATCAAGTGATGGCAATGaacctgttttaaaaagaaaacctggGAGGCCTAAAAAAATAGGGCCTCAGGTTGTAAAACAGGTTAAGCGACCAATTGGACGACCTCCAAAGCCTAAAATAAACATGGCTGAAAATAGTGACCATAGAAGTGAACCCACCAGTATCGGGAAAACTACCAAATCTGATGTAACAGTGATGAAAGAAGTTATCAGTAACAAGAATATTactgtgacagttgtttttggaAGGTCAAGAAGAACTAAAAGGCATGTTTCTGAAGGTAGtatcaatataattaatgctatgCCTACacaacatgattccaattttacAAATGACTCTAGTGAACTGAGGCAAAATACAGAAACTGAAAGTGGTTTTGAAGAAATAGTAAAAGTCTTACAGAATTCTGCTACTGAAAATGAAGTCTCTGGGTCTGGTTATGAGTATATTAGACCTATCAAGAATAATCCACTGTTACCACACCTTTACAGCAATATCATACAACCAAATCAGAAGCCTTTAACTATCACTAGAAAGCCTGGTAGACCAGCAAAAGTAAAAATCTCTGGCATATCAGTGACTGTTAATAGAGTTTCACCTCAGGAAAGAAAAGTAAGTATTAGTGGCTGCCTGCCTCCATTGCAGCAACAACatatgttagaaaaaaaaatatcacaggAGAAGAATAATCAACTGTGCAATAAGATGAATGAAATAAAGAACATTAACCATGACACTACCACGGTTTCATCTGTGATTACTACAGAATCAAGAAAACATGAAATTCCTTTGAGGCATTCTGTTAGAGACAGAAGACCATCACTGCATTTCTTACATTCATTAGCATCTTCTAGCCCATTTACTTGTAGAAGTGCCTTGCTACGTAAATCATATAAGCTCCGTTTGAAAAAAGCTAAGGATCAAAAGGAAAAACATATGCAATCAAATCTGAGGATTGTATCCAACGATACCTCAGAAACTAAAAATCCAGGGAGTGAAGAAAAGGGTTCTGAGGTAAATGAATTCAGGTCTTTTAATGAAATATCACTGGATCCCATTTTTTCATCAAATCCTTCTCTCAGGTGGTGGGCTACTTCCACTTCACGTGACTCTTTGTTGGAAGAACTAAATAATAGATTTGAACAGATAACTAATACCTGGTTGCAAGTGGGTGGAAATGAATTTGAAAAGTGTTTATATGAAAAAAGCCATCATGTTGAACACGATTGTAGCATTAAAGTGTCAAGACCTTTAGACACCTGCCTTGTAGAACTTGAAGCATCACCTATAAAAATGCTTTTTCAGAAGAAGTGTAATATAAATGAACTTAGTACTTGGTTTATGCAAACAACAgaaacacagtctctctctctagtgAGAAAGGCAAATGCTCGCAATCCTTTGGAAGTAATTAGTACTAGAGAGATGAAGATGGGAAGTAAACAATCTGATCTTAATACTAGTCCTTTcagaaagcactttaaaaagtttGCACTATCCTCTCCTTCAGAACCAGCTGGGAAATTACAAATATTGCATAAAATGGTCCAGGCTCCAGTCTTAAATATGAAAAGTAATTTCACACTAGCCAGATTAAGAAGAACTGAATTTAAGAAGTTACAACATGACAGGTGGAGACAAGTGAAAAAAATGTATAACCATGGAACAGGTGACTGGAAATCTAAAAGGCGAAACTTAAGATTTTTCTGCCAaagccagttttttaaaaatacaagtggGAAAATCAGTGATGTAGTGCCCATGAACCAAGGAAAAAGTACAGTAAAAACCCAGCCAGAAATCTTAGAATCTCACAATAGAATCTTGTCAACTGGAACTGAAGTCAAAGACACATTTCTTCCACAGACAATAGAATTGTCTGACTTCAGCACACATCCTggtttaacaaatatttttaaatcacattcaGAGATAAATAGAACAAGTTATAATCAAAAAAATGTTGGAAAAGCACAGAACCAACTTAAAATGAGTCAAAGTACATGGAGAGCCAAAACCTTTAAAGATTGTAGAATATTTCTGAGAAAACTCAACCATATCGAACAGCATAAATCATTTAAGTTAAACATTTACTCTCCGGAAGCTGTTGAAAATAGAAGCAATCAGACCTACACTGAAGAAAAAAGGCATTGTACTTTAAGGTCCTATTCTGCTAGGCAAGATgttttaaagggaaaagaaaaggatgtgGAGACATGTAAGAGAACTAATCCTTCCAAAATGACTGCAATGCTGGATGACCAATTAGACagcaaaaaatcaaacaaatgcgTAAACAATGAGAGCCCTGCTGCTAGTTCTGAAGTTATTAACAAAATAAACATAAGAAAAAGACCACAATGGGAGACCACTGATATGAATATAAGAAAAAGGCATAAGAGACAATCATGCAGTACTGGACAAATGgtgaattattactcaaaataCCAACTAG
- the LCORL gene encoding ligand-dependent nuclear receptor corepressor-like protein isoform X7, with amino-acid sequence MDEKCSFCNLHKETVSDRTQIIGSSQSTPPEELSSQGQSNTDKIECQAENYLNALFRKKDLPQNCDPNIPLVAQELMKKMIRQFAIEYISKSSKIQENRNGSSFEPSLICKNIQMNQTENSLQEEQDSPLDLTVNRTQEQKTQQGDGVLDLSTKKSARLEESTYDPSSENSVSGPTVGEKSEEATKLEKGKSALNKVLESLCSYHWQQILAILKFLIQDKNVPSLCSCLQPHIIHSEIQNSLIEDDIHVPFYSCDGHMVTKRCCLQNQNPNTCLPSLCVCIKDLHCLPCQTVATGCIKTVVNKRIAHSCNPHRCNTGQLQNYNNKYSVTAATCTSFSSTEDNDLSNSIKSSSRSRSPSPPPLSPVQNNEIETLEGSPIVFPALDNKFEITINQPPSLLPAEGSNGEYEDEGKLCKGKGFDYSNETQLSTDQESSKCVINSEKFEKGENSAIFQDLMDRINEKLKSIETTDITTNLVKLSDSDRAPENDDIKLGDFITSLLHDAKASDYTFMELLSQHDKQVENKIIQTRFRKRQETLFAMYNSPDSPLIRRQSLQIKRELASLDETFIRKKSTLERNVKKSTKKYGKMSANKGDSYNMLEDKALQNPDNNLGMRCQAKSTSLPVCQAESMGLPLNNFETNSGFVAFSENNVTIVDQSNFAKTQGDYAIEKESDQSPLKGEYNGILGRTKRNIVPPGWYSVYVTNDFLCRKSSKAKKSPENLERDNIIKDLQAERSIDVNKIVRNTNLQVVVERLEDTINLAKKTKSPLLDSYKISSTFECDMNETARRGLHFNMGEKGCAGQSFIPQSHLSCSNTCKTECVPTRKYKEVQDQGLGNLLKSSSSDSGRLTFSNGDVQTRSEVGESASLLGYSSPIKLMFVSEVNSSEGVKYTLTAASASSTANTNLCLFQKYPDTISGKKSKTSDLVHEICIGDSGYNGNESDCKEESSFVNAETIADTCAAGETDLNYFKQSEETVEKSSDGNEPVLKRKPGRPKKIGPQVVKQVKRPIGRPPKPKINMAENSDHRSEPTSIGKTTKSDVTVMKEVISNKNITVTVVFGRSRRTKRHVSEGSINIINAMPTQHDSNFTNDSSELRQNTETESGFEEIVKVLQNSATENEVSGSGYEYIRPIKNNPLLPHLYSNIIQPNQKPLTITRKPGRPAKVKISGISVTVNRVSPQERKVSISGCLPPLQQQHMLEKKISQEKNNQLCNKMNEIKNINHDTTTVSSVITTESRKHEIPLRHSVRDRRPSLHFLHSLASSSPFTCRSALLRKSYKLRLKKAKDQKEKHMQSNLRIVSNDTSETKNPGSEEKGSEVNEFRSFNEISLDPIFSSNPSLRWWATSTSRDSLLEELNNRFEQITNTWLQVGGNEFEKCLYEKSHHVEHDCSIKVSRPLDTCLVELEASPIKMLFQKKCNINELSTWFMQTTETQSLSLVRKANARNPLEVISTREMKMGSKQSDLNTSPFRKHFKKFALSSPSEPAGKLQILHKMVQAPVLNMKSNFTLARLRRTEFKKLQHDRWRQVKKMYNHGTGDWKSKRRNLRFFCQSQFFKNTSGKISDVVPMNQGKSTVKTQPEILESHNRILSTGTEVKDTFLPQTIELSDFSTHPGLTNIFKSHSEINRTSYNQKNVGKAQNQLKMSQSTWRAKTFKDCRIFLRKLNHIEQHKSFKLNIYSPEAVENRSNQTYTEEKRHCTLRSYSARQDVLKGKEKDVETCKRTNPSKMTAMLDDQLDSKKSNKCVNNESPAASSEVINKINIRKRPQWETTDMNIRKRHKRQSCSTGQMVNYYSKYQLDLRALFSNVDILMGYTQISTSTKWEFTVLNTDLDIQLQDLDILLKEPTFENWTVLFQESNWFPSLALYNPLQFKTMSALTYQDNNSQDFSQTSLLIPERFLDFKSYIEVSLFLFWYYSPVHLDSIVLGILQAHWKT; translated from the exons TCCAACAGTTGGTGAAAAATCAGAGGAAGCAACTaaattggaaaaaggaaaatcgGCACTAAACAAGGTTTTGGAATCTTTGTGCTCTTACCACTGGCAGCAGATTTTGgctattttgaaatttttaatccAAGACAAAAATGTTCCTTCGCTTTGCAGTTGCCTGCAACCTCATATTATCCATTCAGAAATTCAGAACTCCCTCATTGAAGATGATATCCATGTTCCATTTTATAGTTGTGATGGACATATGGTGACAAAAAGGTGCTGTTTACAAAATCAAAATCCAAACACTTGTTTACcatctctgtgtgtttgtattaAAGATTTGCACTGTTTGCCATGTCAGACTGTAGCTACTGGATGTATTAAGACAGTAGTGAATAAAAGAATTGCTCACAGTTGTAATCCTCATAGGTGCAATACAGGACAACTACAAAACTATAACAACAAGTACTCTGTAACGGCAGCAACTTGTACATCCTTTTCTTCAACCGAAGACAATGATTTGTCAAACAGCATTAAAAGTTCTAGTAGATCTCGCAGCCCATCACCCCCTCCACTGTCACCTgtacaaaataatgaaattgaaaCATTGGAAGGATCACCTATAGTTTTTCCAGCTTTAGACAACAAATTTGAAATAACCATTAATCAACCTCCATCTCTCTTGCCAGCAGAAGGAAGCAATGGAGAGTATGAAGATGAAGGTAAACTATGCAAAGGAAAAGGGTTTGATTACTCAAATGAAACACAGCTGTCAACAGATCAAGAAAGCAGCAAATGTGTTATAAATTCTGAAAAGTTTGAAAAAGGTGAAAATTCTGCCATTTTTCAAGATTTAATGGATCgtattaatgaaaaattaaaatcaatagaaactACAGATATAACAACCAATCTTGTAAAATTGTCTGACAGTGACAGGGCACCAGAAAATGATGATATAAAATTGGGGGACTTCATAACATCTCTATTGCACGATGCTAAAGCAAGTGATTACACTTTTATGGAGTTACTGAGCCAACATGATAAACAAGTGGAAAATAAAATTATCCAAACCAGATTTCGCAAACGTCAGGAAACTTTATTCGCAATGTATAATTCTCCTGATTCACCACTGATTAGGCGACAGTCTTTGCAAATCAAGAGGGAACTTGCAAGTCTTGATGAAACTTTTATAAGGAAAAAGTCAACTTTAGAGAGAAATGTAAAGAAGTCTACAAAAAAATACGGTAAAATGTCAGCGAACAAAGGAGACAGTTACAACATGTTAGAAGACAAGGCTTTACAAAATCCTGACAATAATCTAGGTATGAGATGTCAAGCTAAATCCACGTCTTTGCCAGTGTGTCAAGCAGAATCAATGGGACTACCTCTGAATAATTTTGAAACTAACTCTGGTTTTGTAGCATTTTCAGAAAACAACGTTACTATAGTAGACCAGAGTAACTTTGCAAAAACACAAGGAGATTATGCAATTGAAAAAGAGAGTGATCAGAGTCCTTTGAAGGGGGAATATAATGGAATCTTGGGCAGAACTAAACGTAACATTGTGCCTCCTGGATGGTACTCTGTATATGTAACAAATGACTTTTTATGTAGAAAATCCTCCAAAGCAAAAAAATCTCCTGAAAACTTGGAAAGAGATAATATCATTAAAGATCTTCAAGCTGAAAGATCTATTGATGTAAATAAGATTGTAAGGAACACAAATCTACAAGTTGTTGTGGAGCGCTTGGAAGATACAATAAACTTAGCCAAAAAGACTAAAAGTCCATTGTTGGATAGTTATAAAATATCCAGTACATTTGAGTGTGATATGAACGAAACTGCGAGGAGAGGCCTACATTTTAACATGGGTGAAAAAGGATGTGCAGGACAGAGTTTCATCCCCCAGTCTCACTTGTCATGCAGCAATACATGCAAAACAGAGTGTGTGCCAACAAGAAAATACAAAGAAGTTCAAGATCAAGGACTTGGTAACCTTTtgaaatcttcatcatctgatTCAGGCAGATTGACTTTCAGTAATGGGGATGTACAAACAAGATCTGAAGTTGGGGAGAGTGCATCTCTCCTAGGTTACTCTAGCCCAATAAAGCTTATGTTTGTCTCAGAGGTTAATAGTAGTGAAGGAGTGAAATATACTTTAACTGCTGCCAGTGCATCTTCTACAGCAAACACCAATCTTTGTTTATTTCAGAAGTATCCAGACAcaatatcaggaaaaaaatctaaaacaagTGATCTTGTTCATGAAATCTGCATTGGAGACTCTGGATATAATGGTAATGAAAGTGACTGTAAAGAGGAATCAAGTTTTGTTAATGCTGAGACAATTGCAGATACTTGTGCAGCAGGTGAAACTGACTTAAATTATTTTAAGCAAAGTGAAGAAACTGTGGAAAAATCAAGTGATGGCAATGaacctgttttaaaaagaaaacctggGAGGCCTAAAAAAATAGGGCCTCAGGTTGTAAAACAGGTTAAGCGACCAATTGGACGACCTCCAAAGCCTAAAATAAACATGGCTGAAAATAGTGACCATAGAAGTGAACCCACCAGTATCGGGAAAACTACCAAATCTGATGTAACAGTGATGAAAGAAGTTATCAGTAACAAGAATATTactgtgacagttgtttttggaAGGTCAAGAAGAACTAAAAGGCATGTTTCTGAAGGTAGtatcaatataattaatgctatgCCTACacaacatgattccaattttacAAATGACTCTAGTGAACTGAGGCAAAATACAGAAACTGAAAGTGGTTTTGAAGAAATAGTAAAAGTCTTACAGAATTCTGCTACTGAAAATGAAGTCTCTGGGTCTGGTTATGAGTATATTAGACCTATCAAGAATAATCCACTGTTACCACACCTTTACAGCAATATCATACAACCAAATCAGAAGCCTTTAACTATCACTAGAAAGCCTGGTAGACCAGCAAAAGTAAAAATCTCTGGCATATCAGTGACTGTTAATAGAGTTTCACCTCAGGAAAGAAAAGTAAGTATTAGTGGCTGCCTGCCTCCATTGCAGCAACAACatatgttagaaaaaaaaatatcacaggAGAAGAATAATCAACTGTGCAATAAGATGAATGAAATAAAGAACATTAACCATGACACTACCACGGTTTCATCTGTGATTACTACAGAATCAAGAAAACATGAAATTCCTTTGAGGCATTCTGTTAGAGACAGAAGACCATCACTGCATTTCTTACATTCATTAGCATCTTCTAGCCCATTTACTTGTAGAAGTGCCTTGCTACGTAAATCATATAAGCTCCGTTTGAAAAAAGCTAAGGATCAAAAGGAAAAACATATGCAATCAAATCTGAGGATTGTATCCAACGATACCTCAGAAACTAAAAATCCAGGGAGTGAAGAAAAGGGTTCTGAGGTAAATGAATTCAGGTCTTTTAATGAAATATCACTGGATCCCATTTTTTCATCAAATCCTTCTCTCAGGTGGTGGGCTACTTCCACTTCACGTGACTCTTTGTTGGAAGAACTAAATAATAGATTTGAACAGATAACTAATACCTGGTTGCAAGTGGGTGGAAATGAATTTGAAAAGTGTTTATATGAAAAAAGCCATCATGTTGAACACGATTGTAGCATTAAAGTGTCAAGACCTTTAGACACCTGCCTTGTAGAACTTGAAGCATCACCTATAAAAATGCTTTTTCAGAAGAAGTGTAATATAAATGAACTTAGTACTTGGTTTATGCAAACAACAgaaacacagtctctctctctagtgAGAAAGGCAAATGCTCGCAATCCTTTGGAAGTAATTAGTACTAGAGAGATGAAGATGGGAAGTAAACAATCTGATCTTAATACTAGTCCTTTcagaaagcactttaaaaagtttGCACTATCCTCTCCTTCAGAACCAGCTGGGAAATTACAAATATTGCATAAAATGGTCCAGGCTCCAGTCTTAAATATGAAAAGTAATTTCACACTAGCCAGATTAAGAAGAACTGAATTTAAGAAGTTACAACATGACAGGTGGAGACAAGTGAAAAAAATGTATAACCATGGAACAGGTGACTGGAAATCTAAAAGGCGAAACTTAAGATTTTTCTGCCAaagccagttttttaaaaatacaagtggGAAAATCAGTGATGTAGTGCCCATGAACCAAGGAAAAAGTACAGTAAAAACCCAGCCAGAAATCTTAGAATCTCACAATAGAATCTTGTCAACTGGAACTGAAGTCAAAGACACATTTCTTCCACAGACAATAGAATTGTCTGACTTCAGCACACATCCTggtttaacaaatatttttaaatcacattcaGAGATAAATAGAACAAGTTATAATCAAAAAAATGTTGGAAAAGCACAGAACCAACTTAAAATGAGTCAAAGTACATGGAGAGCCAAAACCTTTAAAGATTGTAGAATATTTCTGAGAAAACTCAACCATATCGAACAGCATAAATCATTTAAGTTAAACATTTACTCTCCGGAAGCTGTTGAAAATAGAAGCAATCAGACCTACACTGAAGAAAAAAGGCATTGTACTTTAAGGTCCTATTCTGCTAGGCAAGATgttttaaagggaaaagaaaaggatgtgGAGACATGTAAGAGAACTAATCCTTCCAAAATGACTGCAATGCTGGATGACCAATTAGACagcaaaaaatcaaacaaatgcgTAAACAATGAGAGCCCTGCTGCTAGTTCTGAAGTTATTAACAAAATAAACATAAGAAAAAGACCACAATGGGAGACCACTGATATGAATATAAGAAAAAGGCATAAGAGACAATCATGCAGTACTGGACAAATGgtgaattattactcaaaataCCAACTAG atttgAGAGCCCTGTTTTCAAATGTTGATATCTTAATGGGGTACACTCAGATCAGCACTTCGACAAAATGGGAATTTACAGTCCTAAATACTGACTTGGACATCCAACTACAGGACTTGGACATCCTGCTTAAGGagcccacatttgaaaattggaCCGTATTGTTCCAAGAGTCTAATTGGTTTCCATCTCTTGCTTTGTACAATCCCTTGCAATTTAAAACAATGTCTGCACTAACATATCAGGATAACAACAGCCAAGATTTTTCTCAAACTTCCCTTCTTATTCCAGAAAGATTCTtggattttaaaagttatattgAAGTCTCTCTATTTCTATTTTGGTACTATAGTCCAGTACATCTGgactccattgtactaggcattTTACAAGCACATTGGAAGAcataa